One Faecalispora anaeroviscerum genomic window carries:
- a CDS encoding ABC transporter substrate-binding protein, giving the protein MKKVLAFCLAMAMTASMTACSSSTGGSPSSASSAAPQGEQSIYYLNFKPEVATVYEDIAKAYKEETGVTLNVVTAASGTYEQTLKSEIAKADAPTIFQINGPRGYASWKDYCADLKDTELYKHLTDKSLAITDGDGVYGIPYVVEGYGIIYNQAIMDKYFKTSGAKATSVAEINNFTKLKAVVEDMTAKKNELGIKGVFSSTSLKPGEDWRWQTHLANVPVYYEFKDNKVDLTSDATKEIKFQYSDNYKNIFDLYLNNSITPKNLLGTKQVTDSMSEFALGQTAMVQNGNWAWGQIGKVKGNTVKAEDVKFMPIYTGMAGEEKQGLCIGTENFLAINKDASPEKQKAAEDFLYWLYSSKTGKDFVTNKLNFIAPFDTFSDSEKPTDPLAKEVLSWMSKDGVNTVPWNFTVFPSQTFKDDFGAALLQYSQGTKSWDDVKKLVVSEWKSESAQ; this is encoded by the coding sequence ATGAAAAAGGTTCTGGCATTTTGCCTGGCGATGGCGATGACAGCTTCCATGACCGCGTGCAGCTCAAGCACTGGTGGAAGCCCCAGCAGCGCCTCCAGTGCAGCTCCGCAGGGAGAGCAAAGCATCTATTATTTAAACTTTAAACCTGAGGTTGCTACTGTTTACGAGGATATTGCAAAAGCGTATAAAGAAGAAACCGGCGTTACTCTGAATGTGGTTACTGCGGCTTCCGGTACTTACGAGCAGACGCTGAAGTCTGAAATTGCCAAGGCAGATGCTCCGACGATCTTCCAGATTAACGGACCCAGAGGCTATGCCAGCTGGAAGGACTACTGCGCAGACCTGAAAGACACCGAGCTGTACAAACACCTGACGGATAAGAGCCTTGCTATTACAGACGGCGACGGCGTGTATGGTATCCCGTACGTGGTAGAGGGTTACGGCATTATCTATAATCAGGCTATCATGGACAAATATTTCAAGACCTCCGGCGCGAAGGCAACCTCCGTGGCTGAGATTAACAACTTTACAAAGCTCAAAGCGGTTGTGGAAGACATGACGGCGAAGAAGAATGAGCTTGGCATTAAGGGTGTGTTTTCCTCCACTTCGCTCAAGCCCGGTGAAGATTGGCGCTGGCAGACGCATCTGGCCAATGTTCCGGTTTACTACGAGTTCAAAGACAACAAGGTTGATTTGACCAGCGACGCTACAAAGGAAATTAAGTTCCAGTATTCCGACAATTACAAAAATATTTTTGACCTGTACCTGAACAACTCCATTACGCCGAAGAATCTGCTCGGCACCAAGCAGGTTACCGATTCCATGTCGGAATTCGCGCTTGGCCAGACAGCGATGGTTCAGAACGGCAACTGGGCTTGGGGACAGATTGGAAAGGTAAAGGGCAATACCGTAAAAGCGGAAGACGTTAAGTTTATGCCAATCTATACCGGTATGGCCGGCGAAGAGAAACAGGGCCTGTGCATCGGTACTGAGAACTTCTTGGCGATTAATAAAGACGCTTCCCCTGAGAAGCAGAAGGCAGCCGAAGACTTCCTGTATTGGCTGTATTCCAGCAAGACGGGCAAAGATTTCGTTACCAACAAGCTGAACTTCATCGCTCCGTTTGATACCTTCAGCGATTCTGAGAAGCCTACCGACCCGCTGGCGAAGGAAGTACTCAGCTGGATGTCTAAGGACGGCGTAAACACTGTTCCGTGGAACTTTACCGTGTTCCCCAGCCAGACCTTCAAGGACGATTTTGGCGCCGCTTTGCTGCAGTATTCGCAGGGCACCAAATCCTGGGACGATGTAAAGAAGCTGGTTGTTTCCGAATGGAAGAGTGAAAGCGCTCAGTAA
- a CDS encoding protein-glutamate methylesterase/protein-glutamine glutaminase, with translation MSLNRVIKVLIVDDSLFFRTALQNALLKDPGISVVGTAGSAAEAAKKIQELSPDVITMDVVMPDMKGTDFLKKLIPRRPVPVVLVSSLALGIFDALDAGAVDFIRKPAAATDYTLFFTELAVKIRIASTAKVKTKIVSPLESLPTPTLSSNSKGEKVIAIGASTGGTEATLEILKNLPKNIPGILVVQHMPPGFTKMYAERLDRLCSFTVAEAKGGERVEPGVAYIAPGDKHMTLARDARGYYVKCAAGEKVSGHCPSVDVLFRSVAETAGKDAMGIILTGMGSDGAKGLLEMRKQGSFTIGQDKASCVVYGMPMVAFDIGAVVRQAPCPSIAGIVIQHLNQAK, from the coding sequence ATGTCGCTCAATCGTGTCATCAAGGTTTTGATTGTGGATGATTCTCTGTTTTTCCGAACGGCGCTGCAGAATGCCCTGCTGAAAGACCCGGGAATATCAGTGGTAGGTACGGCTGGCAGCGCGGCGGAGGCGGCGAAAAAGATTCAAGAGCTTTCGCCGGATGTCATCACCATGGATGTGGTAATGCCTGATATGAAGGGCACTGATTTTTTAAAAAAACTGATTCCCAGACGCCCTGTGCCGGTTGTGCTGGTCAGCTCGCTGGCTCTCGGTATTTTTGACGCGCTCGATGCGGGCGCTGTGGATTTTATTCGTAAGCCTGCCGCCGCAACGGATTACACCTTGTTTTTTACCGAGCTGGCAGTGAAAATCCGGATTGCCTCAACCGCAAAGGTAAAGACCAAAATCGTTTCTCCGCTGGAGTCCCTGCCAACGCCGACTCTCTCCTCCAATAGTAAAGGGGAAAAAGTCATTGCCATTGGTGCCTCTACCGGCGGAACTGAAGCAACGCTCGAAATTCTGAAAAATCTTCCGAAGAATATTCCGGGCATTTTAGTCGTGCAGCATATGCCGCCCGGATTTACCAAAATGTATGCGGAGCGTTTGGATCGCCTTTGCAGTTTTACCGTGGCGGAGGCGAAGGGCGGCGAGCGTGTGGAGCCGGGTGTGGCCTATATTGCGCCGGGTGATAAACACATGACTCTCGCCAGGGATGCCAGAGGCTATTATGTCAAATGCGCCGCAGGCGAGAAGGTCAGCGGGCACTGTCCCTCGGTGGATGTGCTGTTCCGCTCGGTTGCTGAAACGGCGGGCAAGGATGCCATGGGCATTATTCTGACCGGTATGGGCAGCGACGGGGCAAAGGGTCTGCTTGAAATGAGAAAACAGGGCTCCTTTACCATCGGTCAGGACAAAGCATCCTGCGTTGTGTACGGAATGCCGATGGTTGCTTTCGATATTGGCGCGGTAGTTCGTCAAGCACCGTGTCCTTCTATTGCGGGAATCGTCATCCAGCATCTAAATCAGGCCAAATAA